A genome region from Nitrospira sp. includes the following:
- a CDS encoding carbamoyltransferase → MGVSTYYFYWQRVVMNILGISAFYHDSAACLVCDGEIIAAAQEERFTRKKHDPGFPHRAIDYCLQAGQIKLKDVRHLVFYDKPLVKFERLLETYLAFAPRGLQSFVAAMPVWLKEKLLLKSLLQKEFLMHAPDLTTTSLPQILFSEHHESHAASAFFPSPYEKAVVLCMDGVGEWATTSAWLGQGNVLTPLWEIPFPHSIGLLYSAFTYYTGFKVNSGEYKVMGLAPYGEPKYVKAIYDHLLDLKPDGTFRLNMDYFNYCTGLTMTGGKFDDVFGGPPRKPESKLTQREMDLARSVQEVTEEVMLRLSRTLHRETGVDYMCMAGGVALNCVGNGRILREGPFKGLWIQPAAGDAGGALGAALTAWHQYEKQPRKVTPGKDGIKGSYLGPSHTNEEIESYLKKSDAPYIRLDENHLYARVAEELAAGKVVGWLQGRMEFGPRALGGRSILGDARNRDMQSVMNLKIKYRESFRPFAPSVLRERASDYFELNADSPYMLLVAPVVEKRRLPVSSTHDGLWGIELLNIPRSDIPAVTHLDYSARIQTVHQDTNPRYYALLKAFEAKTGHAVLVNTSFNVRGEPIVSTPEDAYRCFMRTEMDVLVLENCVLCKADQKPLGDDSNWKKEFELD, encoded by the coding sequence ATGGGGGTATCGACCTACTACTTCTATTGGCAGAGAGTCGTGATGAACATTCTCGGTATTTCCGCCTTCTATCACGATAGCGCTGCGTGTTTAGTGTGTGATGGGGAAATTATTGCGGCGGCCCAAGAAGAGCGATTTACGAGGAAAAAACATGATCCGGGGTTTCCCCACAGAGCCATCGACTACTGCTTGCAGGCAGGACAAATTAAGCTCAAGGATGTGCGGCATCTGGTCTTCTATGATAAGCCGCTGGTCAAGTTCGAGCGATTGTTGGAGACCTATCTCGCGTTTGCACCTCGAGGTCTCCAATCCTTCGTGGCTGCGATGCCGGTGTGGCTGAAGGAAAAATTGCTCTTAAAGAGCCTGCTTCAGAAGGAATTCTTGATGCATGCCCCGGATCTGACAACGACTTCATTGCCGCAGATTCTCTTTTCAGAGCATCATGAGTCGCACGCGGCATCAGCATTTTTCCCGTCTCCCTATGAAAAGGCAGTGGTACTGTGTATGGATGGGGTTGGGGAATGGGCCACGACGTCGGCTTGGCTGGGGCAAGGGAATGTACTGACCCCTCTCTGGGAAATTCCTTTTCCGCATTCCATCGGGCTGTTGTACTCCGCGTTCACGTACTACACGGGTTTCAAGGTGAATTCCGGGGAATACAAGGTGATGGGCCTGGCGCCCTATGGTGAGCCAAAATATGTGAAAGCGATCTATGACCATTTGCTGGATCTCAAGCCGGACGGAACCTTTCGTCTGAATATGGACTATTTTAATTATTGTACCGGGCTGACGATGACCGGAGGAAAGTTTGATGATGTTTTTGGGGGGCCACCTCGTAAGCCGGAATCAAAACTGACTCAGCGCGAAATGGATCTGGCCCGTTCAGTCCAGGAAGTGACAGAGGAAGTCATGCTGCGGCTGTCTCGCACGCTGCATCGAGAGACCGGTGTAGACTATATGTGCATGGCCGGTGGTGTCGCTCTGAATTGTGTTGGCAACGGTCGCATCCTTCGGGAAGGCCCCTTCAAGGGGCTCTGGATACAGCCTGCTGCAGGCGATGCGGGTGGGGCATTGGGTGCCGCACTCACTGCGTGGCACCAATATGAGAAACAGCCACGCAAGGTGACTCCCGGAAAAGATGGTATCAAGGGATCGTATTTAGGGCCCTCGCACACCAATGAAGAAATTGAATCCTACCTGAAGAAATCAGACGCCCCCTATATCCGACTCGATGAGAATCATCTCTACGCTCGTGTGGCTGAGGAACTCGCTGCAGGGAAGGTGGTGGGGTGGTTGCAAGGACGTATGGAGTTCGGGCCGCGGGCATTGGGTGGACGTAGTATCCTGGGAGATGCCCGTAATAGAGATATGCAGTCGGTGATGAACCTCAAGATTAAGTATCGGGAATCATTTCGACCTTTTGCCCCATCAGTATTGCGTGAACGAGCATCCGATTACTTTGAGCTGAATGCCGACAGCCCCTATATGCTCCTCGTGGCGCCCGTCGTTGAGAAACGGCGTCTTCCAGTGAGTTCAACTCATGATGGATTATGGGGGATTGAATTGTTGAATATTCCACGGTCTGACATTCCTGCGGTAACTCATCTTGACTATTCAGCGCGGATTCAAACCGTTCATCAGGACACCAATCCACGGTACTACGCCTTGCTCAAGGCCTTTGAAGCCAAGACCGGACACGCGGTGCTGGTGAATACGTCCTTCAACGTGAGAGGGGAACCGATCGTCAGCACTCCAGAAGATGCGTATCGGTGTTTTATGCGCACGGAAATGGACGTGCTCGTCCTTGAGAATTGTGTGCTGTGCAAGGCCGACCAGAAGCCATTGGGAGACGATTCGAATTGGAAGAAAGAGTTTGAGCTCGACTAA
- a CDS encoding glycosyltransferase: MKRVLIVAYYFPPVAATGAMRPLGFCRYLSTYGWTPHVVTTTPDSVYPVHSVDERLSGKLPSSIKVEAIPYASTLDRLLHFRKLIRDRIGRRGNHAIAAGVNYGSNVKTNELKNSGHIGQLKRFVLDRMFAFPDPQSAWMEPVLKHVGSLAKDEQPDLVFATGSPWTSLAIARKLGRRFRVPFIVDFRDPWASNAGFHYISPQLIRKTEMLERQICQEAAAVIANTSELRTHLTALYPEIQDKCVAIPNGFHADDFALPATPDGDQASQRVGIELCHFGTMYMMRTPVELLRALLELVEEGTIRKAQLRLRFIGTWDVRSDECERMAQGLEKHGVLLREPPVSHQECLRQMARADALLTMQPGSTLQIPAKIYEYIATRRPLVVIGDPGATFNLVQRHRLGVCCSNQAPAIKQLFTDLIFDSAKFVTPSEDATALFDYKNLTGQLAKVFDGASGRT, translated from the coding sequence GTGAAGCGCGTCCTCATTGTCGCCTACTATTTTCCGCCGGTTGCCGCAACAGGAGCGATGCGGCCGCTTGGCTTTTGCCGATACCTCAGCACGTATGGATGGACTCCCCATGTTGTAACTACGACACCGGACTCGGTCTATCCGGTGCATTCGGTCGATGAACGGCTCTCGGGAAAGTTGCCGTCGAGTATTAAGGTGGAGGCGATACCCTATGCGAGCACGCTCGATCGGTTGCTTCATTTCCGCAAATTGATTCGTGATCGTATCGGAAGGAGAGGGAATCACGCAATCGCTGCTGGAGTCAATTATGGCTCTAACGTGAAAACTAATGAGCTGAAGAATTCGGGGCACATCGGTCAGTTGAAGAGATTTGTTCTCGATCGCATGTTCGCGTTTCCAGATCCGCAAAGCGCATGGATGGAGCCTGTGCTCAAACATGTAGGTTCCTTAGCGAAGGATGAGCAACCCGACCTAGTGTTTGCGACTGGCAGCCCATGGACAAGTTTAGCCATTGCTCGGAAACTGGGCCGCCGATTTAGAGTGCCGTTCATCGTCGATTTTCGTGATCCCTGGGCGAGCAATGCAGGTTTTCACTACATTTCCCCTCAGCTCATTCGAAAAACCGAAATGCTTGAACGACAGATTTGCCAAGAAGCTGCGGCTGTGATCGCGAACACTTCGGAACTAAGAACGCATCTTACGGCGCTATATCCAGAAATTCAGGACAAGTGCGTAGCCATTCCCAATGGTTTTCATGCTGACGATTTCGCATTGCCCGCTACTCCTGATGGTGATCAAGCCTCACAACGAGTGGGAATAGAGCTGTGCCATTTCGGGACTATGTACATGATGAGAACGCCGGTGGAATTGCTGCGCGCTCTGTTAGAGTTGGTAGAGGAGGGGACAATTCGAAAAGCTCAGCTGAGGCTTCGATTCATTGGGACCTGGGATGTAAGAAGCGACGAGTGTGAGCGTATGGCACAGGGCCTTGAAAAGCATGGAGTGCTATTGCGAGAACCTCCGGTCAGTCATCAAGAGTGTTTGCGTCAAATGGCTAGGGCCGATGCGTTACTGACAATGCAGCCAGGGTCAACGCTGCAGATTCCGGCGAAGATTTATGAGTACATTGCGACGCGGCGTCCATTAGTGGTGATTGGCGATCCGGGGGCTACTTTCAATTTGGTGCAACGGCATCGCTTGGGCGTATGTTGCTCAAATCAAGCTCCTGCGATCAAGCAGCTATTCACCGACCTGATTTTCGATTCTGCCAAGTTTGTCACTCCTTCGGAAGATGCGACAGCGCTGTTTGACTATAAGAACCTCACCGGCCAGTTGGCGAAGGTCTTTGATGGGGCGAGTGGTCGTACGTAA
- a CDS encoding glycosyltransferase: MPRVSVVIPTYNCARFLGQTIDSALRQAYRDFEIIVVDDGSTDDTQQVVAVYGKTIRYVYQSNQGASAARNVALSIASGEFIAYLDADDLWIADKLSRQVEYMDDHPACGFLHTEVSVIDEQNKVLHTRFNYETNRPVPQGLCIRELLLRSHIQTLTVLERRTAFDDAGMFDLRLPVAQDYLHWLGVVLRGYEVGYLAEPLGQYRWRAGSLMSSQRRLVEDFVRIYEIIVAEYGLEQSQGAEVMELVQAQLYATQRQLAYLERREGSGAIARRRLSSLIRQRPFDLKLYLDFAKSYVSRQVAQRN, encoded by the coding sequence ATGCCTCGTGTATCCGTCGTGATTCCGACATACAATTGTGCGCGGTTTCTTGGGCAGACGATCGACTCGGCGTTGAGGCAGGCATACCGTGATTTCGAAATCATCGTGGTCGATGATGGGTCCACTGACGACACGCAACAAGTGGTGGCGGTCTACGGCAAAACGATCCGCTACGTGTATCAGTCTAACCAGGGCGCATCAGCCGCACGAAATGTTGCCCTCTCAATCGCCAGCGGCGAGTTTATCGCTTATTTAGATGCCGATGACCTGTGGATTGCTGACAAGCTATCTCGTCAGGTCGAGTATATGGATGACCATCCTGCCTGTGGTTTTCTCCATACAGAGGTGTCGGTGATCGATGAACAGAATAAGGTGCTGCATACTCGGTTTAATTACGAGACTAACAGACCTGTTCCGCAGGGGCTCTGTATCAGAGAGCTGTTATTGCGCTCTCATATCCAGACATTGACCGTACTGGAGCGTCGCACCGCGTTTGACGATGCGGGGATGTTTGATTTGCGCTTACCGGTTGCTCAGGATTACTTACATTGGCTCGGAGTGGTCTTGCGTGGCTATGAAGTGGGCTACCTGGCTGAGCCGCTAGGCCAGTATCGGTGGAGAGCAGGAAGCCTCATGTCCAGTCAGCGTCGGTTGGTAGAAGATTTTGTGAGGATATACGAAATCATTGTGGCGGAGTACGGCCTTGAACAGTCGCAAGGGGCTGAAGTGATGGAACTGGTTCAGGCGCAACTGTATGCCACACAGCGACAGCTGGCATATCTTGAGCGGCGGGAAGGTTCGGGTGCAATCGCTAGGAGGCGTCTCTCAAGTCTGATCCGCCAACGGCCGTTTGATCTCAAACTCTATCTGGATTTTGCTAAGAGCTATGTCAGTCGTCAGGTGGCTCAACGCAATTGA
- a CDS encoding glycosyltransferase family 4 protein gives MKVLVISAAYPPMHAGEATNTYHLCRQLAEREIEVHVLTSVGNGGTNDPRIHVHPIMRTWGWLELPRVRSFLKCCAPDAIFLMYIGLMYRFHPMVTFLPTLSKRLFPDVPFVSRYESAFVGADPSKTSHVSRLFRKLMVRWAGTKDVAYSSGTLLRDSDVVIALCERHRTMLIEEWAPVSKKVELIPPPPNLFIASNAGGEARARGRKRLGMTSSEFVVTFFGYLYPIKGIETLLRAFAAVSAQRPEARLLFIGGKVGLDVEGGASYFDEMQALAKELRIDGVTTWTGAFKSEEEEASLFLHASDVCVLPFLEGVQLNNSSFASMVAHGLPIIVTRGPLMDKAFVHGENVLTCEPKDHPAVANLLLEVMDHVDLRERLRIGAFKLAAEWFSWETATEKTLTALRPRLSDKVT, from the coding sequence ATGAAAGTATTGGTGATTTCAGCGGCGTATCCTCCAATGCATGCGGGGGAAGCGACGAATACGTATCATTTGTGCCGACAGTTGGCTGAGCGCGAGATTGAAGTGCATGTGCTTACGTCGGTCGGGAATGGCGGTACCAATGATCCTCGGATTCATGTGCATCCCATCATGCGGACATGGGGTTGGCTAGAGCTGCCCCGGGTTCGGTCTTTTTTGAAGTGCTGTGCCCCGGATGCGATTTTTCTGATGTACATCGGCCTTATGTACAGGTTTCATCCAATGGTGACCTTCCTGCCCACGCTCTCTAAGAGGCTATTCCCAGATGTACCATTCGTTTCCCGGTATGAGAGTGCGTTCGTGGGGGCCGACCCATCTAAAACGAGTCATGTCTCGCGTTTGTTCAGAAAACTGATGGTTCGATGGGCTGGTACGAAGGATGTGGCGTATAGCTCAGGAACATTGCTGCGCGATAGTGACGTGGTCATTGCATTGTGCGAGCGTCACCGTACGATGTTGATCGAGGAGTGGGCTCCTGTCAGCAAGAAAGTGGAATTGATTCCGCCGCCGCCGAACTTGTTCATTGCTTCGAATGCAGGAGGAGAGGCGCGTGCTCGAGGCCGGAAACGGTTGGGCATGACGTCATCCGAGTTTGTTGTCACGTTTTTCGGATATCTCTATCCGATTAAAGGCATTGAAACACTGTTGCGGGCTTTTGCGGCCGTATCTGCGCAACGGCCTGAGGCCCGTCTCCTGTTCATTGGCGGGAAGGTTGGCTTGGATGTCGAAGGTGGTGCATCCTATTTCGATGAGATGCAGGCGCTTGCGAAGGAGCTGCGCATAGACGGAGTTACAACATGGACCGGCGCCTTCAAGTCTGAGGAGGAGGAAGCATCGCTGTTTCTTCATGCATCAGACGTATGTGTGCTGCCTTTTCTTGAAGGGGTTCAGCTAAATAACAGCTCTTTCGCGTCGATGGTCGCGCACGGACTGCCCATCATTGTGACGCGAGGGCCTTTAATGGATAAGGCATTTGTCCATGGGGAAAACGTGCTGACCTGCGAACCGAAAGATCATCCCGCCGTGGCGAATCTCCTGCTTGAAGTGATGGATCACGTGGATCTGCGCGAGCGCCTCCGGATTGGTGCCTTCAAGCTCGCCGCTGAATGGTTTTCTTGGGAGACGGCGACAGAGAAGACACTGACAGCTTTGCGACCGCGGCTGTCCGACAAGGTTACATAG
- the asnB gene encoding asparagine synthase (glutamine-hydrolyzing): protein MCGIAVAIGLKGQPIERVAIERMAKSLLHRGPDDSGIYVDGAVGMGFRRLSILDLSEAGHQPMVSEDERYVLVFNGEIFNYVELRSELRQLGYQFRSSGDSEVLLAAYRQWGRECLSRLNGMWAFVIYDRQHRRLFGSRDRFGVKPLYYSRTSDVMQFASEIKALRASGYRRGEINWRTASRFLLDGRLDSQVETFYEGIEQIPPGSGFELTLDGTWHQWFFWSLDGLPQSVSEDPATTFANLFEDAVRIRMRSDVPVGVCLSGGLDSTAIICAAARQRGEAGSSTSESLQAFCYMAKEFDESKYIADTLAQTHAQLRQLGTSPAELWSDLRRLLWFQDEPVHTMTALVGYQLMRLAASHGIRVVLNGQGADETIGGYSSYFQDYWVSLLRQGRVREAWQAVASYTAAHGGNSRQRFTAAAARGFSWEMYKVGAYRTWAQARRQARLRQNPWFSEDFTRYFIDEDPSPVEMTLSHALKQSVVSAPLPLYLRIEDRNSMAHSVEARLPFLDYRLVSFVSALPDDWKVRGPWNKYVLREGMRGRIPESVRARVDKMGFPTASKKWFAHDLYEPLRDILGSQAVRERGIYNAGALINDLERHRRGEVDLANRLFHVAEFEILSELVGQDLGLAA, encoded by the coding sequence ATGTGTGGGATTGCAGTTGCCATAGGGTTGAAGGGGCAGCCGATAGAGCGCGTGGCGATCGAACGGATGGCCAAGAGCTTACTGCACCGAGGTCCCGACGATAGTGGGATCTATGTCGATGGTGCTGTTGGAATGGGATTTCGCCGACTTTCGATTCTTGATTTGTCTGAGGCCGGCCATCAGCCCATGGTGAGTGAAGACGAGCGGTATGTGCTGGTCTTCAACGGTGAGATCTTTAACTATGTCGAATTGCGGTCCGAACTTCGGCAATTGGGGTACCAGTTTCGGTCAAGCGGGGACAGCGAGGTGCTGCTTGCGGCCTACCGTCAGTGGGGTCGCGAGTGTCTGTCTAGACTTAATGGCATGTGGGCATTTGTGATCTATGATCGCCAGCATCGGCGGCTGTTTGGCTCGCGCGATCGATTTGGCGTCAAGCCGCTATATTACAGCCGTACTTCAGACGTGATGCAGTTCGCCTCAGAGATCAAGGCGTTACGAGCATCTGGATACCGGCGCGGTGAGATCAATTGGCGCACTGCTTCCAGGTTTCTCTTGGATGGACGTCTGGACAGTCAGGTCGAAACGTTTTACGAAGGGATTGAGCAAATTCCTCCAGGGAGCGGGTTTGAGCTGACACTCGATGGTACGTGGCATCAATGGTTTTTCTGGTCCCTGGATGGGTTACCGCAAAGTGTATCCGAGGACCCTGCGACAACGTTTGCCAATTTGTTCGAAGACGCCGTTCGAATTCGGATGCGAAGTGATGTTCCGGTAGGCGTCTGCTTGTCGGGAGGACTTGATTCGACCGCGATCATTTGCGCCGCAGCCAGGCAGCGAGGTGAGGCGGGCAGTAGTACGTCTGAATCTCTCCAGGCCTTTTGCTACATGGCCAAGGAGTTCGACGAATCGAAGTATATTGCCGATACGTTGGCTCAAACCCATGCTCAGCTCCGGCAGCTGGGAACCAGCCCGGCCGAGCTATGGAGCGATCTGCGCCGATTGCTCTGGTTTCAAGATGAGCCGGTGCATACGATGACGGCGTTAGTAGGTTATCAACTCATGCGCCTTGCCGCGTCTCACGGGATTCGTGTCGTATTGAATGGGCAGGGCGCTGATGAGACCATTGGTGGCTATTCCAGCTATTTTCAAGACTACTGGGTGTCGCTTCTTCGACAGGGACGGGTACGAGAAGCCTGGCAAGCTGTGGCGTCCTACACGGCCGCTCATGGTGGGAATTCGCGGCAACGTTTCACTGCAGCCGCAGCGCGCGGGTTCTCTTGGGAAATGTATAAGGTCGGCGCGTACCGTACCTGGGCGCAGGCGCGTCGCCAGGCACGGCTTCGCCAGAATCCGTGGTTTTCTGAGGACTTCACCAGGTACTTCATCGATGAAGATCCCTCGCCGGTTGAGATGACGTTGTCGCATGCGTTGAAGCAATCGGTAGTCTCTGCCCCGTTGCCCTTGTACCTGCGGATTGAGGATCGCAATTCCATGGCCCATTCGGTCGAAGCGCGCCTTCCCTTTTTAGATTATCGGTTGGTGTCGTTTGTCTCAGCACTTCCCGACGACTGGAAGGTGCGTGGACCGTGGAATAAATATGTGCTTCGAGAAGGCATGAGGGGACGGATCCCGGAGTCTGTGCGAGCGCGTGTGGATAAGATGGGGTTTCCTACCGCGAGCAAAAAATGGTTTGCACATGATCTCTACGAGCCTCTCCGCGATATTCTGGGGAGTCAGGCGGTTCGCGAACGAGGCATCTATAACGCGGGTGCCCTAATCAACGATCTGGAGCGTCATCGCAGAGGTGAAGTAGATTTGGCCAACAGGTTATTCCACGTTGCGGAATTTGAGATCTTGTCGGAGCTCGTGGGCCAAGACCTTGGTCTTGCTGCGTGA
- a CDS encoding UDP-glucuronic acid decarboxylase family protein, translating to MRILITGGAGFLGSHLSELLVGQGHDVIALDNLITGRAENIAHLIGNPKFSFVKYNVCDYLHVDGQLDAVMHFASPASPQDYLEMPIATLKVGALGTHKALGLAKAKGARFLLASTSEVYGDPLLNPQPETYWGNVNPIGARGVYDEAKRFAEAMTMAYHRYHGVDTRIVRIFNTYGPRMRPKDGRVVSNFIVQALQGKPLTVFGDGSQTRSFCYVDDLVRGIVALLMVKSDKSVAERTDRTKFLTQKPDASLDSIHDPVNIGNPRELTVRGIAEIILKLTGSKSVIEERPLPADDPKVRRPDITRAKSLLGWEPKVELEDGIRKATDYFRQVVAK from the coding sequence ATGCGAATATTGATTACGGGTGGAGCAGGATTTCTTGGTAGCCACTTGTCTGAGTTGCTGGTGGGGCAGGGGCATGACGTCATTGCGCTGGATAATTTGATTACCGGACGGGCTGAGAATATTGCTCACCTGATCGGAAATCCAAAATTCAGTTTTGTGAAATACAATGTGTGTGATTACCTGCACGTAGATGGACAGTTGGACGCAGTAATGCATTTCGCGTCTCCGGCGAGTCCGCAAGATTACCTCGAGATGCCCATTGCTACATTGAAAGTGGGGGCTTTGGGGACACACAAGGCACTTGGGTTGGCGAAAGCCAAAGGGGCGCGCTTTCTATTGGCCAGCACCTCAGAGGTCTATGGAGATCCGTTGCTCAATCCGCAACCAGAAACCTATTGGGGGAACGTGAATCCCATTGGCGCGCGTGGGGTCTATGATGAGGCGAAGCGGTTTGCTGAGGCCATGACGATGGCGTATCACCGGTATCATGGTGTTGATACACGCATCGTGCGAATTTTCAACACGTACGGCCCCAGGATGAGGCCGAAAGATGGCCGGGTTGTCTCGAATTTCATCGTGCAGGCACTTCAGGGCAAACCATTGACGGTTTTTGGTGACGGTTCTCAGACCCGTAGCTTTTGCTATGTCGATGATTTAGTTCGTGGTATCGTGGCATTGTTGATGGTGAAGTCTGACAAGTCAGTCGCGGAACGCACCGACCGCACGAAGTTCCTCACGCAAAAGCCCGACGCAAGTCTGGACAGTATTCATGATCCGGTCAATATCGGGAATCCGCGGGAACTCACGGTTCGTGGGATTGCCGAGATTATCTTGAAATTAACCGGATCTAAGAGCGTAATCGAAGAGCGCCCGCTTCCAGCCGATGATCCGAAAGTACGCCGGCCGGATATTACGAGAGCCAAGAGTCTTTTGGGTTGGGAACCAAAAGTCGAACTGGAGGATGGCATCAGGAAAGCGACAGACTATTTCCGACAGGTTGTCGCGAAGTAG
- a CDS encoding NAD-dependent epimerase/dehydratase family protein has product MKRMLVTGSSGLIGSEVCAYFHGHGWSIHGVDNNTRATFFGPQGDTRWNQRRLQADLKQFRHHELDIRDRKGALALIQELKPSVIVHTAAQPSHDLAAKIPFDDFDTNAVGTLNLLEATRLHAPDAVFVHMSTNKVYGDAPNELSLVEQAKRWDYASPNDFDGITEQMRIDQSKHSLFGASKVAADVMVQEYGRYFSMKTCCLRGGCLTGPNHSGVELHGFLSYLVKCNLEGKKYSIFGYKGKQVRDNIHSLDVARFIHAFIENPRSGEVYNLGGGRGNSCSIYEAFDMIEAISGKKMLYEYVDKNREGDHICYISNLNKMTTHYPGWGITKSLKHIFEEIHQSWVKRTAAVNSAV; this is encoded by the coding sequence ATGAAGCGAATGCTCGTCACCGGGTCTTCTGGTCTCATCGGCTCTGAGGTGTGCGCGTACTTTCATGGTCACGGATGGTCTATCCATGGCGTCGATAACAACACTCGAGCCACGTTTTTTGGACCACAAGGGGACACGCGTTGGAATCAACGTCGGTTGCAGGCTGATCTGAAGCAGTTCCGCCACCACGAGCTCGATATCCGAGATCGCAAGGGCGCATTAGCGCTCATTCAGGAGCTCAAGCCGAGTGTGATTGTGCATACGGCAGCACAGCCTTCACATGACCTCGCAGCCAAGATACCATTCGATGATTTCGATACCAATGCGGTGGGTACGTTGAATCTCCTCGAGGCGACCAGGTTGCACGCTCCAGACGCAGTATTTGTGCACATGTCCACAAATAAAGTGTACGGCGACGCGCCGAATGAATTGTCTCTCGTAGAGCAAGCCAAACGTTGGGACTATGCGTCGCCCAACGATTTCGATGGAATCACGGAGCAGATGCGTATCGATCAGTCGAAACATTCGCTTTTCGGTGCCTCGAAAGTGGCCGCGGATGTCATGGTGCAGGAGTATGGGCGCTATTTCAGCATGAAGACCTGCTGTTTGCGGGGAGGTTGTCTCACCGGCCCGAATCATTCTGGCGTTGAGTTACATGGCTTTTTGAGCTACCTCGTCAAATGCAATTTAGAGGGCAAGAAGTACAGCATCTTCGGCTATAAAGGGAAACAGGTTCGAGACAATATTCATTCCCTTGATGTCGCACGATTCATTCACGCCTTCATCGAGAATCCACGAAGCGGCGAGGTCTACAATCTCGGCGGCGGACGAGGAAACAGCTGTTCCATTTATGAGGCGTTCGACATGATTGAGGCTATTTCGGGTAAAAAGATGCTGTATGAGTATGTCGACAAGAATCGCGAAGGCGATCATATCTGCTACATCAGCAATCTCAATAAGATGACCACACACTACCCTGGCTGGGGCATTACGAAATCGTTGAAGCATATCTTTGAGGAAATTCACCAGTCGTGGGTAAAGCGGACGGCTGCGGTCAATTCGGCGGTGTAA
- a CDS encoding glycosyltransferase family 4 protein: MNIMLVTPWRPSLTGGVSTVIARLAGEFQKKGHNLTIFVADKENRLRQIEALDDIPVYGMYLRSPVSSTHPIRAVIMCGLWFPLTMVQLIWLAKWKRLDAILIQYPLPSMFYFGVLHRVLGGTLIVTYQGNDAHDLSLWDPREQRLVRFLLEQADLVLGVSRTLLAKVESVLQGVHLRCRRLLPNGAPLDVIEAVSAGETGLTLPPNYFFTAGHLIHRKGIDLVITALREAKQRGMVLQLVVAGDGPEREKLTRQAHEQGVSDQLQLLGNQTHRQVLSLMKSCLAFVLASRAEGMPLVIAEAMACGKAVIASNVDGVPEIVQDGTTGIVVPAEDPVSLATGLMRLSSDVVFRETLARQGKEWACREYNWEVIAERYLGFIEEFQVSH, translated from the coding sequence ATGAATATTATGCTCGTCACCCCTTGGAGACCGTCCCTAACCGGCGGGGTTAGTACTGTTATCGCTCGTCTGGCTGGAGAATTTCAGAAGAAAGGCCACAATCTAACCATTTTTGTCGCTGATAAAGAAAATCGCCTTCGTCAAATTGAAGCATTGGATGATATTCCTGTCTACGGCATGTACCTCCGCTCCCCGGTGTCATCAACGCATCCTATCCGTGCTGTGATCATGTGTGGTCTCTGGTTCCCGCTTACAATGGTCCAGCTTATCTGGTTGGCTAAGTGGAAACGACTCGACGCAATTTTAATTCAGTACCCGCTGCCCTCAATGTTTTATTTCGGCGTATTGCACCGTGTGCTTGGAGGCACCCTGATTGTGACGTATCAGGGCAATGATGCTCATGACTTGTCCCTGTGGGATCCCAGAGAGCAGCGATTGGTCCGGTTTCTACTGGAGCAGGCCGATCTGGTGTTGGGTGTCTCTCGAACACTCTTGGCGAAAGTGGAATCTGTGCTGCAAGGCGTACATCTGAGATGTCGTCGGCTACTTCCGAACGGTGCGCCACTAGATGTCATCGAGGCCGTTTCCGCTGGTGAGACAGGTCTAACTCTACCCCCAAATTATTTCTTCACTGCGGGGCATCTGATCCATCGGAAGGGGATCGACCTTGTGATCACGGCTTTGCGGGAGGCAAAACAACGGGGGATGGTGTTGCAACTCGTTGTGGCTGGTGACGGACCAGAGCGAGAAAAACTGACACGGCAAGCTCACGAACAGGGTGTATCAGATCAACTACAGTTGTTAGGGAATCAAACTCATAGGCAGGTGCTCAGTTTGATGAAGTCCTGCCTTGCCTTTGTCCTGGCGTCGCGGGCTGAGGGTATGCCGTTGGTCATTGCGGAGGCGATGGCTTGTGGGAAGGCGGTCATTGCGAGCAATGTTGATGGCGTACCGGAGATCGTTCAGGACGGCACAACTGGAATCGTGGTACCTGCAGAAGATCCGGTATCTCTCGCGACGGGCTTGATGAGGTTGTCTTCGGACGTTGTGTTTCGCGAGACGCTAGCCAGGCAGGGAAAAGAGTGGGCTTGTCGCGAGTATAACTGGGAAGTAATTGCAGAGCGATATCTGGGATTCATAGAGGAATTCCAGGTTTCACACTAG